One part of the Streptomyces sp. NBC_00286 genome encodes these proteins:
- a CDS encoding MMPL family transporter, giving the protein MGNGDTRVRGIAARAGGWSARHRWAAVGIWMLFVVLTMGLGSAAGTVEVKNSEQISGETSRAATIAEEAGIDEPAGETVLVQAKDSGTKATDADFRAAVTAVMQAVEKTGEVTAVTSPYDTKTISKDGRSALVQFDMRGEADTAGERVEPVLKAVEEVQKDHESLTIEQIGGASMMKTFDDAFGEDFKQAEYSAVPVALGILLVAFGAVVAALVPVALAITAIIATMGLMGIVSHVMPMSDTASSVMLLVGLAVGVDYCLFYLRREREERAAGRDAQTALQIAAATSGRAIIVSGVTVCVAMAGMLFTGIAEFEGMGLASLMVVAVAMVGSVTVLPALLSLLGERVEKGRIPYLHPESKLRRNRGRGNRESRFWTAVLKGVLARPALSVIVAAGALLAVAAPALGMKTQNLTLDQEFGDSLPIVATYDRVNEAFPGGSDPAEVVIKADDINSPEVKSAIADFRTQAVESGASRGPVDVKVHDEKNVAFVYVPLVGGSDLDKAEKSLTTIRDEVRPATLGKVDGLEAPVTGQVAGSKDFNDQLGGAVAPVFAFVVVFAFLLMLLSFRSVTIAITAIVLNLLSVGAAYGILVGVFQHGWGASLVGAEGVGAIITWLPLFLFVILFGLSMDYHVFVVSRIREARLRGRDTKDAIQHGVVTTAGVVTSAAVIMVAVFAIFGTLSMQSMKQMGVGLAAAVLIDATIIRGVLLPAAMALLGERNWYFPKWLNRLPDLTHDESPGDAVASPPPSPPAVEGEKVRV; this is encoded by the coding sequence ATGGGGAACGGAGACACACGGGTGCGGGGCATAGCAGCCCGGGCCGGCGGCTGGAGCGCCCGGCACCGCTGGGCGGCCGTCGGGATCTGGATGCTGTTCGTCGTCCTGACGATGGGGCTCGGCTCCGCGGCGGGCACGGTCGAGGTCAAGAACAGCGAGCAGATCAGCGGCGAGACCAGCCGGGCGGCGACCATCGCCGAAGAGGCCGGCATCGACGAGCCGGCGGGGGAGACCGTGCTCGTCCAGGCCAAGGACTCCGGCACGAAGGCGACGGACGCGGACTTCCGCGCCGCCGTCACGGCCGTGATGCAGGCGGTCGAGAAGACCGGCGAGGTGACCGCCGTGACCTCGCCGTACGACACGAAGACCATCTCCAAGGACGGCCGCAGCGCGCTCGTGCAGTTCGACATGCGCGGCGAGGCGGACACCGCGGGCGAGCGCGTGGAGCCCGTACTCAAGGCCGTCGAAGAGGTGCAGAAGGACCATGAGTCGCTGACGATCGAGCAGATCGGCGGCGCCAGCATGATGAAGACGTTCGACGATGCGTTCGGCGAGGACTTCAAGCAGGCCGAGTACTCCGCCGTGCCGGTGGCGCTCGGCATTCTGCTGGTCGCGTTCGGCGCGGTGGTGGCGGCGCTGGTGCCGGTGGCGCTCGCGATCACCGCGATCATCGCGACGATGGGTCTGATGGGCATCGTCAGCCATGTGATGCCCATGAGCGACACCGCCAGCTCCGTGATGCTGCTGGTGGGCCTCGCGGTCGGCGTCGACTACTGCCTGTTCTACCTGCGCCGCGAGCGCGAGGAGCGGGCGGCCGGACGCGACGCGCAGACCGCGCTCCAGATCGCCGCGGCGACCAGCGGCCGCGCCATCATCGTCTCCGGTGTCACGGTGTGCGTGGCGATGGCGGGCATGCTCTTCACCGGGATCGCCGAGTTCGAGGGCATGGGCCTGGCCTCGCTGATGGTCGTGGCGGTCGCCATGGTCGGCTCGGTGACGGTGCTGCCCGCGCTGCTCTCGCTGCTCGGTGAGCGGGTGGAGAAGGGGCGGATCCCGTATCTGCACCCGGAGAGCAAGCTGCGGCGCAACCGTGGGCGTGGCAACCGTGAGAGCCGCTTCTGGACGGCCGTGCTCAAGGGTGTGCTGGCGCGGCCCGCACTCTCGGTCATCGTCGCGGCCGGTGCCCTGCTCGCCGTCGCGGCTCCCGCACTCGGCATGAAGACCCAGAACCTCACCCTGGACCAGGAGTTCGGCGACTCGCTGCCCATCGTGGCGACGTACGACCGGGTCAACGAGGCCTTCCCCGGCGGTTCCGATCCGGCCGAGGTGGTCATCAAGGCCGACGACATCAACTCGCCCGAGGTGAAGTCCGCGATCGCCGACTTCCGTACGCAGGCGGTGGAATCGGGTGCCTCGCGCGGCCCGGTCGACGTCAAGGTGCACGACGAGAAGAACGTCGCCTTCGTGTACGTACCTCTGGTGGGCGGCTCGGACCTGGACAAGGCCGAGAAGAGCCTGACGACCATCCGCGACGAGGTGCGCCCGGCGACGCTCGGCAAGGTCGACGGCCTCGAGGCGCCGGTCACCGGTCAGGTCGCGGGCTCGAAGGACTTCAACGACCAGCTCGGCGGCGCGGTGGCCCCGGTCTTCGCCTTCGTCGTGGTCTTCGCCTTCCTGCTGATGCTGCTGTCGTTCCGCTCGGTGACGATCGCGATCACCGCGATCGTCCTCAACCTCCTTTCGGTCGGGGCGGCTTACGGCATCCTCGTCGGCGTCTTCCAGCACGGCTGGGGCGCCTCGCTGGTCGGCGCGGAGGGCGTGGGCGCCATCATCACCTGGCTGCCGCTGTTCCTCTTCGTGATCCTCTTCGGCCTGTCCATGGACTACCACGTGTTCGTGGTCTCCCGGATCCGCGAGGCGCGACTGCGGGGCCGGGACACGAAGGACGCCATCCAGCACGGCGTCGTCACCACGGCCGGTGTCGTCACCAGCGCCGCCGTCATCATGGTCGCGGTCTTCGCGATCTTCGGCACGCTGTCCATGCAGTCCATGAAGCAGATGGGCGTCGGCCTCGCGGCGGCGGTCCTCATCGACGCGACGATCATCCGAGGCGTCCTGCTCCCAGCGGCGATGGCCCTCCTCGGCGAACGCAACTGGTACTTCCCGAAGTGGCTCAACCGCCTCCCGGACCTCACCCACGACGAGTCCCCCGGCGACGCGGTGGCCTCACCGCCTCCGTCTCCGCCGGCGGTGGAGGGAGAGAAGGTGAGGGTCTGA